A window of the Acidobacteriota bacterium genome harbors these coding sequences:
- a CDS encoding nucleotidyltransferase family protein gives MNPTFQPGSPAARWLLAVCSGHAPEQWPAWPRGQDGYLLAMARAHRLAARAGGRLAAHGQADSPGAGDLVAAWRRGVGEQGLFCETLGELDRRAVQQGVRLIVLKGADLCQRIYPPGERTSNDIDLLVRPEQLDQAEAVLAAAGFICDHPDPLDARRHWFASTYRSQIRPRLQVDLHWALGARHRTHWKLDAVFARAEAQPGLAAVGRLALEDLLVFLALHAVAFHGALARWVWWLDMYLLLQTTGVQPREVLERARDVGGAVALGAAMTRVERLFGGGFPGRWGGPSIRGRWIEALSAEQERAGPGGWRRRLVAALSVDRPRDLLALAAWAGGRAWRRRRRQGGKPAA, from the coding sequence ATGAACCCCACCTTCCAACCTGGCAGCCCCGCCGCCCGCTGGTTGCTGGCCGTCTGTTCCGGCCATGCTCCGGAGCAGTGGCCGGCATGGCCTCGGGGGCAGGACGGATATCTGCTCGCCATGGCCCGCGCCCATCGTCTCGCCGCTCGCGCCGGGGGGCGTCTCGCGGCCCACGGGCAGGCCGACTCGCCGGGCGCCGGCGACCTGGTGGCCGCCTGGCGTCGGGGCGTGGGCGAGCAGGGGTTGTTCTGCGAAACCCTGGGCGAATTGGATCGTCGGGCGGTTCAGCAGGGGGTTCGGCTGATCGTCCTCAAGGGCGCCGATCTTTGCCAGCGGATCTATCCTCCGGGTGAACGCACGAGCAACGACATCGATTTGCTGGTGCGTCCAGAGCAACTCGACCAGGCCGAGGCGGTGCTGGCCGCGGCAGGTTTCATCTGCGACCACCCCGATCCTCTCGATGCCCGCCGGCACTGGTTCGCCAGCACCTACCGCAGCCAGATCCGGCCCCGGCTGCAGGTGGATCTGCACTGGGCCTTGGGGGCCCGGCACCGCACGCACTGGAAGCTGGATGCGGTGTTCGCCCGTGCCGAGGCACAGCCGGGACTGGCGGCGGTCGGCCGCCTGGCTCTCGAGGATCTGCTTGTCTTCCTGGCCCTGCATGCCGTCGCATTCCACGGTGCGCTGGCGCGCTGGGTCTGGTGGCTCGACATGTACCTGCTGCTGCAAACCACGGGGGTGCAGCCGCGGGAGGTGCTCGAGCGGGCTCGGGACGTGGGTGGCGCCGTGGCCCTGGGGGCGGCGATGACACGGGTCGAGCGCCTCTTCGGCGGCGGGTTCCCGGGCCGCTGGGGCGGTCCTTCGATCCGTGGTCGATGGATCGAGGCCCTCAGCGCCGAGCAGGAGCGTGCCGGCCCGGGAGGTTGGCGTCGGCGACTGGTGGCGGCCCTGTCGGTGGACCGGCCGCGGGACCTACTGGCCCTGGCCGCCTGGGCCGGCGGTCGAGCCTGGCGCCGCCGACGCAGACAGGGCGGGAAGCCGGCCGCCTGA
- a CDS encoding radical SAM protein, with amino-acid sequence MSQALAAMLKQAEQSLVPLSILFELTNRCNEDCTHCYVDLGDIEGELTTEEVTDILDQLRAMGTLFLTFTGGEIFTRKDILVLVRHARSLGFALRLFTNGTLLRDRDIEVLAEASVIGVEMSLYAMDPQAHDKVTRIPGSWNKTTNAARRLRAAGVPVVLKAPIMAGISREYAKVLAFAREIGAEYRFDPTLIVRNDLDDSPLDHRMSRADLLGFCMDPHLGQAVAPGTGHKPEPGQSICATARRVALISSRGRVYPCSQRFPPAGSLREQSFKEIWETSPLLLRLRNITAQDLPVCSGCEQNSFCGRCSLDALFEDGDFFGPNTWRCELGEIRVQAYEKGGTTELEKIHARIQERARSGGRLPALSASAAPGSTAGPGGQGQ; translated from the coding sequence ATGAGCCAGGCACTGGCAGCAATGCTCAAGCAGGCCGAACAGAGCCTGGTCCCCCTGTCCATCCTTTTCGAGCTGACCAATCGCTGCAACGAGGATTGCACCCACTGCTACGTAGACCTGGGGGACATCGAAGGCGAACTGACCACCGAGGAAGTCACCGATATCCTCGACCAGCTCCGGGCCATGGGCACACTCTTTCTGACCTTCACCGGCGGCGAGATCTTCACCCGCAAGGACATCCTCGTCCTCGTCCGCCACGCCCGCAGCCTCGGCTTCGCGCTCCGCCTGTTCACCAACGGCACCCTGCTCCGCGATCGGGACATCGAGGTGCTCGCCGAAGCCAGCGTGATCGGCGTGGAGATGTCGCTCTACGCCATGGACCCCCAGGCCCACGACAAGGTGACGCGGATCCCCGGCTCCTGGAACAAGACCACCAACGCGGCCCGACGCCTGCGAGCGGCCGGCGTTCCCGTGGTGCTCAAGGCCCCGATCATGGCGGGCATCTCGCGGGAGTACGCCAAGGTCCTCGCTTTCGCGCGGGAAATCGGCGCGGAATACCGCTTCGATCCGACGCTCATCGTGCGGAACGATCTGGACGACTCCCCCCTCGACCACCGTATGAGCCGCGCCGACCTGCTCGGCTTTTGCATGGACCCCCACCTCGGTCAGGCGGTGGCTCCCGGTACGGGGCACAAGCCGGAGCCGGGGCAGTCGATCTGCGCCACGGCCCGACGGGTCGCCCTGATCTCCTCCCGGGGTCGGGTCTACCCCTGCTCTCAGCGTTTCCCGCCGGCAGGCTCCTTGCGCGAACAGAGCTTCAAGGAAATCTGGGAGACTTCGCCGCTGCTGCTCCGGCTGCGCAATATCACCGCGCAGGATCTGCCCGTCTGCTCCGGCTGTGAACAGAACTCATTCTGCGGGCGATGCTCGCTCGATGCCCTTTTCGAGGACGGCGACTTTTTCGGCCCCAACACCTGGCGCTGCGAACTGGGAGAAATTCGCGTTCAGGCCTACGAAAAGGGCGGAACCACGGAACTCGAAAAGATCCACGCCCGCATCCAGGAACGGGCCCGGTCAGGCGGCCGGCTTCCCGCCCTGTCTGCGTCGGCGGCGCCAGGCTCGACCGCCGGCCCAGGCGGCCAGGGCCAGTAG
- a CDS encoding Ig-like domain-containing protein — translation MKASGVMQGAKTAHAGRWMARVALALVLALGVVSWATATATSCGGAETDGGGYSCTKPTLPDMIPDISGTGTAITSWKPKGCSGDDCYALVALGSTFTYYGTAYTEGYVGSNGYLSFGAGYTNEVSAESIPASPNPNNAIYAYGDDLNPSAGGNIYYQATTCTVDRDSNTVNDSCFVVQWNAVPDFDATGTVTVQLALDFATNEALIEIEAETTDAGTPRLVGTENLAGSIGLWYKLGTDTDSRGATAADQFIFSPDNGAPAVSSTTPADNATGVGVSTSVVVNFDEAMDTSSVSLTVLSGTDPGGWSSTWSNSNQTVTYTHAGFSDSDTLALQITGQDVAGNALTNVNNTAATCTSGYCWDFTTVDLTAPSDVSKLTTAATDLSVTAEWAPPADSDLSGFLVLRHTGAPVDSDPVDGTTYLVGDVIGTGNDVVCVTAASGGAVDSCTDNTVTNNQTYYYKVYAYDTSKNYAAGVSRTALPRSNQSYKFSYTTSSSTLAAPGVVANTYIVGTGNDRLLHRMAEATGSRGTWNPPSTGGAVQSRPISGDLDLTPGTDYTSFMSAQNGFLYRFALDGNGATAEGNADAITDAACASGLLQAGPVVMLQDAGNNGITGDQGVIVATRCGATDNKILIYDLALTALQSSYDGGTGGLGISNASPIILYMYTASTKNLVYVPVRSGGGESLVVLAVNSLGQFDSPPYAVITGIGDIDATPAFARRGSNRNDWIVAVGNTAGEIYTYQSTARTGGAGTSLNPVDSYLVATGDGPVKGISISTGVAVSPGYENWLVWTTDNTVHGIKIGTDGSFDTTTYWSRAIAGASVPLVLRGVGGGTATRVYVGSSDGKLYELNAADGSIVSSPTVESGKTIGDPTFDYADGTNQGIVVGTTGGSFHWVVLN, via the coding sequence ATGAAGGCAAGCGGTGTGATGCAAGGCGCGAAGACAGCCCACGCCGGACGATGGATGGCGCGGGTGGCCTTGGCCCTGGTCCTGGCCCTTGGGGTCGTGTCCTGGGCAACGGCTACGGCAACGAGCTGTGGTGGAGCCGAGACCGATGGCGGGGGGTACTCCTGCACCAAGCCCACCCTGCCGGATATGATCCCCGACATCTCTGGGACCGGCACGGCGATCACGAGTTGGAAGCCCAAGGGTTGCTCCGGTGACGACTGCTATGCCCTGGTCGCTCTCGGCTCGACCTTCACCTACTACGGTACCGCCTACACCGAAGGTTATGTCGGCAGCAACGGCTATCTCTCCTTCGGAGCCGGCTATACCAACGAGGTCAGTGCCGAATCGATTCCCGCGTCGCCCAACCCCAACAACGCGATCTACGCCTACGGCGACGACCTCAACCCGTCCGCCGGTGGCAACATCTACTACCAAGCCACCACCTGTACCGTGGACCGGGATTCGAACACGGTCAACGATTCCTGCTTCGTCGTGCAGTGGAATGCGGTCCCGGACTTCGATGCCACGGGAACCGTCACCGTCCAGCTCGCCCTGGACTTCGCCACCAACGAGGCGCTGATCGAGATCGAAGCCGAGACCACCGACGCGGGAACGCCCCGCCTGGTCGGCACCGAAAACTTGGCTGGCTCGATCGGCCTGTGGTACAAGCTGGGAACGGATACCGATTCTCGCGGCGCCACCGCCGCCGACCAGTTCATCTTCTCGCCCGACAATGGCGCGCCCGCGGTCAGCAGCACCACTCCCGCGGACAACGCCACCGGAGTCGGCGTCTCCACCAGCGTGGTCGTCAACTTCGACGAAGCCATGGACACCTCCTCGGTCTCCTTGACCGTTCTCTCCGGCACCGACCCGGGAGGCTGGTCGAGCACCTGGAGCAATTCGAACCAGACGGTGACCTACACCCATGCCGGCTTCAGTGACAGCGATACGCTGGCGCTGCAGATCACCGGGCAGGACGTCGCGGGCAACGCGCTGACCAATGTCAACAACACCGCCGCGACCTGTACCTCCGGCTATTGTTGGGATTTCACCACAGTCGACCTGACCGCGCCTTCGGACGTCAGCAAGCTGACCACCGCCGCGACCGACCTCTCGGTCACGGCCGAGTGGGCGCCACCGGCCGACAGCGATCTCAGCGGCTTCCTCGTGCTGCGCCACACCGGCGCTCCCGTCGATTCCGACCCGGTGGACGGTACGACCTATTTGGTGGGTGACGTGATCGGCACCGGCAACGACGTGGTCTGTGTCACCGCCGCTTCGGGCGGTGCCGTCGATTCCTGCACGGACAACACCGTGACCAACAACCAGACCTACTACTACAAGGTCTATGCCTACGACACGTCGAAGAACTACGCCGCCGGTGTATCCCGCACGGCTCTCCCGCGCTCGAATCAGAGCTACAAGTTCTCCTACACCACGAGTTCGAGCACCCTGGCCGCACCCGGCGTCGTCGCCAATACCTACATCGTCGGCACGGGCAACGACCGGCTGCTCCATCGCATGGCGGAGGCCACCGGCTCCCGGGGCACCTGGAATCCGCCGTCCACCGGTGGAGCGGTTCAATCCCGGCCGATCTCCGGTGACCTCGATCTGACGCCGGGCACCGACTACACGTCCTTCATGTCGGCCCAGAACGGTTTCCTCTATCGCTTCGCTCTCGACGGCAACGGGGCGACGGCCGAAGGCAATGCCGACGCCATCACGGACGCCGCCTGCGCCTCCGGCCTGCTCCAGGCCGGCCCCGTGGTCATGCTTCAGGACGCGGGCAACAACGGCATCACCGGCGACCAGGGTGTGATCGTCGCCACCCGATGCGGCGCGACAGACAACAAGATCCTGATCTACGACCTGGCCCTCACCGCCCTGCAGAGCAGTTACGACGGCGGCACGGGCGGCCTGGGCATCTCCAACGCCTCGCCGATCATCCTCTACATGTATACCGCCTCCACCAAGAACCTGGTCTACGTCCCCGTCCGCAGTGGCGGCGGCGAGTCCCTGGTGGTGCTGGCGGTCAACAGCCTCGGCCAGTTCGACTCTCCGCCCTATGCGGTGATCACGGGCATCGGCGACATCGATGCCACCCCCGCCTTCGCGCGCCGGGGCAGCAACCGGAACGACTGGATCGTCGCCGTCGGTAACACCGCCGGGGAAATCTACACCTACCAGTCGACCGCCCGCACCGGTGGAGCGGGAACGTCCCTCAACCCCGTCGACAGCTACCTGGTCGCCACTGGTGATGGCCCGGTCAAGGGCATCTCCATCAGCACCGGCGTGGCGGTCTCCCCCGGTTACGAGAACTGGCTGGTCTGGACCACGGACAACACCGTCCATGGCATCAAGATCGGCACCGATGGCTCGTTCGACACCACCACGTACTGGTCCCGGGCGATCGCCGGCGCCTCGGTTCCCCTGGTTCTGCGAGGCGTGGGCGGCGGTACGGCCACCCGCGTCTACGTCGGCAGTTCGGATGGCAAGCTCTACGAGCTGAACGCCGCGGACGGAAGCATCGTCTCGAGCCCCACGGTGGAATCCGGCAAGACCATCGGCGACCCCACCTTCGACTATGCCGACGGCACGAATCAGGGCATCGTCGTGGGGACCACGGGCGGCTCTTTCCACTGGGTGGTGCTGAACTAG
- a CDS encoding PqqD family protein, translating to MTLEQRYKRNPRLAEQMLGGKAVLLHYEGRRILGLNETGSRIWELLDGRRTLTEIADLLARETGAPRPDVQAEVTAFVADLASRELVVQTGKAAPVERPRDPRPGSGRDVSEEMQ from the coding sequence GTGACCTTGGAGCAGCGATACAAGCGCAATCCACGGCTCGCCGAGCAGATGCTCGGCGGAAAGGCGGTGCTCCTGCACTACGAGGGGCGGCGCATTCTTGGCCTCAACGAGACGGGCTCCCGAATCTGGGAACTTCTCGATGGCCGGCGCACGCTTACGGAAATCGCCGACCTCCTCGCCCGGGAGACGGGGGCTCCCCGTCCCGACGTCCAGGCCGAGGTGACGGCATTTGTCGCCGATCTCGCCAGTCGCGAGTTGGTCGTTCAGACAGGCAAGGCAGCCCCCGTGGAACGCCCACGGGATCCCCGCCCAGGGTCCGGGCGGGATGTCTCGGAGGAGATGCAATGA
- a CDS encoding glycosyltransferase translates to MESSARPLVLHLLTRLVVGGPTRPVLTSLDALGRRGFQPLLVCGKAGPHEEEAIASLEGYPELPVLRLDALIRSPSPGRDLQALAALRETLRRLRPRVVHTHTAKAGALGRLAGRLDGGGPLLVHTFHGHSLSKEASGKLAPAWRWIERRLLRHATDLLLTLSPGQRDEIAGLLGVRPGFPIRVQPLAFDPAACGPAPPWPPGAFSGSRRRLVFVGRGVRIKGLDHLARAHARLVARSAKQARRLEVVVVGPVDPSVRAEVEGILGPYGLGPCWQWRGARPDPLREMARADGLVLPSRSEGTPVSILEALWVGRPVLASAVGGVGELLGCRWEREGPGLWQCRPASPRGLLLPRADAEAWAAALDAFVDDPGCVPGDPLGRRAFVESVFDPRRLSRDLLELYRQAGARGLEAADGGTERPAPPPRKSSPGVADQAESPRV, encoded by the coding sequence ATGGAATCGTCCGCGCGGCCTCTGGTGCTTCACCTGCTGACCCGCCTCGTGGTCGGGGGGCCGACCCGGCCTGTCCTCACCAGTCTCGATGCCCTGGGCCGGCGCGGTTTCCAGCCCCTGCTGGTCTGCGGCAAGGCGGGGCCCCACGAGGAGGAGGCGATCGCCAGCCTGGAGGGCTATCCCGAACTGCCCGTGCTGCGCCTCGATGCGCTGATTCGCAGCCCCTCTCCCGGCCGGGATCTGCAGGCCCTCGCCGCGTTGCGGGAGACCCTGCGGCGTTTGCGCCCCCGGGTCGTGCATACCCACACCGCCAAGGCCGGGGCCCTGGGGCGGCTGGCCGGGCGCCTCGATGGTGGTGGTCCATTGCTCGTACACACTTTTCACGGCCACTCCCTGTCGAAGGAAGCCTCCGGGAAGCTCGCACCGGCCTGGCGCTGGATCGAGCGGCGGTTGCTGCGTCACGCAACGGACCTTCTGCTGACTCTTTCCCCGGGACAGCGGGACGAGATCGCCGGCTTGCTGGGCGTCCGGCCGGGTTTTCCCATCCGTGTCCAACCCCTGGCCTTCGATCCCGCCGCCTGCGGCCCCGCGCCACCCTGGCCGCCCGGCGCCTTCTCCGGCTCCCGGCGGCGCCTGGTCTTCGTCGGTCGGGGGGTGCGGATCAAGGGGCTCGATCACCTGGCCCGGGCCCATGCCCGGCTGGTGGCCCGCAGCGCGAAGCAGGCGCGGCGCTTGGAAGTGGTGGTGGTGGGGCCTGTCGACCCCTCCGTACGCGCGGAGGTGGAGGGGATCCTGGGCCCCTACGGGCTGGGCCCCTGCTGGCAGTGGCGGGGCGCGCGCCCCGATCCGCTGCGGGAGATGGCTCGCGCCGATGGCCTGGTCCTGCCCTCCCGCTCGGAGGGGACACCGGTCAGCATTCTCGAGGCCCTGTGGGTCGGTCGGCCGGTATTGGCTTCCGCGGTGGGCGGCGTGGGGGAACTGCTGGGCTGCCGATGGGAGAGAGAAGGCCCCGGCCTGTGGCAGTGCCGCCCGGCTTCGCCCAGGGGCCTGCTGCTGCCCCGGGCGGACGCCGAGGCCTGGGCCGCCGCGCTCGACGCCTTCGTCGACGATCCCGGTTGCGTGCCGGGCGATCCGCTCGGCCGGCGGGCCTTCGTCGAGAGCGTCTTCGACCCCCGCCGCCTCTCGCGGGATCTGCTGGAACTCTACCGCCAGGCCGGGGCCCGGGGGCTCGAAGCGGCGGACGGCGGCACGGAAAGGCCCGCGCCGCCGCCGCGCAAGAGCTCACCGGGCGTTGCGGATCAGGCCGAGAGTCCCCGGGTGTAA
- a CDS encoding aminotransferase class I/II-fold pyridoxal phosphate-dependent enzyme yields MEAVRTAQRIEGVTYAVRDVVLLARQAAAAGREMIYLNIGDPCQFDFRTPEHVLEAIVKALRDGHTGYGPSEGTAEALEAIRRDAEERKGITSVQDILVGHGASEPIEILLTALLEPGEGVLVPRPGYPLYPAVLAKLGARAIPYDLDESAGWQPDPDQIESMVDGGTRALVLINPNNPTGSVASRRTLEKVLEIAARHGLVVLSDEIYDRMILDDIDHVATASLRDDLPIATFGGLSKVWLGPGLRIGWSVLSGPARTVAPLAEAMGRLARARLCANHPIQHAVRPALDGPRDHITKTNAALRRRRDLLVEKINAIEGWSLVPPRGAFYAFPRFDLPVEDTRLVREMILQHGVVLVHGSGFGQKPGTEHVRIVFLPGEALLDEACRRLATYTRGLSA; encoded by the coding sequence ATGGAAGCCGTGCGTACCGCTCAACGCATCGAGGGGGTGACCTACGCGGTCCGTGACGTGGTGCTGCTCGCCCGACAGGCCGCGGCCGCGGGCCGGGAGATGATCTACCTCAACATCGGTGATCCCTGCCAGTTCGATTTCCGCACACCGGAACACGTGCTGGAGGCGATCGTCAAGGCCCTGCGGGACGGCCACACCGGCTACGGCCCCTCGGAAGGCACCGCCGAGGCCCTGGAGGCCATCCGCCGGGATGCCGAGGAGCGCAAGGGCATCACCTCGGTTCAGGACATCCTGGTGGGCCATGGAGCCTCCGAGCCGATCGAGATCCTGCTCACCGCCTTGCTCGAGCCCGGAGAGGGGGTTCTCGTGCCGCGCCCGGGCTACCCCCTCTACCCCGCCGTGCTGGCCAAGCTCGGGGCCCGGGCGATCCCCTACGACCTGGACGAAAGCGCCGGATGGCAGCCGGATCCCGACCAGATCGAAAGCATGGTCGATGGCGGCACCCGCGCCCTGGTCCTGATCAATCCCAACAACCCCACCGGTTCGGTGGCCTCCCGCCGGACCCTCGAAAAGGTTCTCGAGATCGCCGCACGCCATGGCCTGGTGGTCCTCTCCGACGAGATCTACGACCGGATGATCCTCGACGACATCGACCACGTGGCCACGGCCAGCCTGCGCGACGACCTGCCCATCGCCACCTTCGGGGGACTGTCCAAGGTCTGGCTCGGTCCGGGCCTGCGCATCGGCTGGAGCGTGCTCAGTGGACCGGCGCGCACAGTCGCGCCCCTCGCCGAGGCGATGGGCCGGCTGGCCCGCGCCCGGCTCTGCGCCAACCACCCGATTCAGCATGCCGTGCGGCCGGCCCTCGACGGGCCCCGGGATCACATCACGAAGACCAACGCCGCCCTGCGGCGCCGCCGGGACCTGCTCGTGGAAAAGATCAACGCCATCGAGGGCTGGAGCCTGGTGCCCCCCCGGGGAGCTTTCTACGCCTTCCCCCGTTTCGACCTGCCGGTGGAGGACACCCGGCTGGTCCGGGAGATGATCCTCCAGCACGGCGTGGTGCTGGTCCACGGCAGCGGTTTCGGGCAGAAGCCGGGAACCGAGCACGTACGCATCGTCTTCCTCCCCGGCGAGGCGTTGCTCGACGAGGCCTGCCGGCGGCTGGCGACTTACACCCGGGGACTCTCGGCCTGA
- the pruA gene encoding L-glutamate gamma-semialdehyde dehydrogenase, which translates to MPNGVFQVPPPSNEKILDYAPGSPERAELREQLEAWAAEPLEIPCIIGGREVRTGKIARQVLPHRHRHVLAEYHMAGERQVRAAIRAATEAWESWSRMPWESRAAVFLKAADLLAGPYRADVNAATMLGQSKTAHQSEIDAACELADFWRFNAYYMQRLYQEQPESSPGCWNVVEYRPLEGFVFAITPFNFTSIGGNLPTAPALMGNTAIWKPASTSVASNYVVFKVLEKAGLPPGVINFLPGPGRVLGPIILPHQKLAGVHFTGSTEVFQGIWETVGTNIRNYRSYPRLVGETGGKDFVFVHASAEPEEVATALVRGAFEYQGQKCSAASRAYVPRSLWTRIRRHMKAQLAELKVGDITDFTNFCGAVIDKASFTKISSYLAAAKRSSRCRIVFGGGTDSREGWFIEPTVVEVDDPRYRLMQDELFGPVLAVYVYNDSRLDEAVELCSTTSPYALTGAVFARDRKAVLAIANVLRHSAGNFYINDKPTGAVVGQQPFGGGRASGTNDKAGSVLNLIRWASPRTIKETFVPPRHFGYPFLAPDA; encoded by the coding sequence ATGCCCAACGGCGTTTTTCAGGTTCCCCCCCCCAGCAACGAGAAGATTCTCGACTACGCCCCCGGATCACCGGAGCGAGCCGAACTCCGCGAGCAACTCGAGGCGTGGGCCGCCGAGCCCCTCGAGATTCCCTGTATCATCGGCGGCCGCGAAGTCCGGACGGGAAAGATCGCCCGCCAGGTGCTGCCCCACCGCCACCGCCACGTCCTGGCGGAATACCACATGGCCGGAGAGCGGCAGGTGCGCGCGGCGATCCGGGCCGCCACGGAGGCCTGGGAGAGCTGGTCCCGCATGCCCTGGGAAAGCCGGGCCGCGGTGTTCCTCAAGGCCGCGGACCTGCTCGCCGGCCCCTACCGTGCCGACGTCAACGCGGCGACCATGCTCGGCCAGTCGAAGACCGCCCACCAGTCCGAGATCGACGCGGCCTGTGAGCTGGCCGACTTCTGGCGGTTCAACGCCTACTACATGCAGCGTCTTTACCAGGAGCAACCCGAGAGTTCGCCGGGGTGCTGGAACGTGGTGGAGTACCGCCCCCTCGAGGGTTTCGTCTTCGCCATCACGCCTTTCAACTTCACGTCCATCGGCGGCAACCTGCCCACCGCACCGGCGTTGATGGGCAACACGGCGATCTGGAAGCCCGCCTCCACCTCGGTGGCCTCCAACTACGTGGTCTTCAAGGTCCTCGAGAAGGCCGGCCTGCCCCCCGGAGTGATCAACTTCCTGCCCGGCCCCGGCCGGGTGCTCGGACCGATCATCCTGCCCCACCAGAAACTGGCCGGTGTCCACTTCACCGGGTCGACGGAGGTCTTCCAGGGCATCTGGGAGACCGTCGGCACCAACATCCGGAACTACCGCTCCTACCCGCGCCTGGTCGGTGAGACCGGCGGCAAGGATTTCGTCTTCGTCCACGCCTCGGCCGAGCCCGAGGAGGTGGCCACGGCACTGGTCCGCGGCGCCTTCGAGTACCAGGGCCAGAAGTGCTCGGCGGCCAGCCGGGCCTATGTCCCCCGCTCCCTGTGGACTCGCATCCGGCGCCACATGAAGGCCCAGCTCGCGGAGCTGAAGGTGGGAGACATCACCGACTTCACCAACTTCTGCGGCGCCGTGATCGACAAGGCCTCGTTCACCAAGATCTCCTCCTACCTCGCGGCGGCCAAGCGCTCGAGCCGCTGCCGCATCGTCTTCGGGGGTGGCACCGACTCCAGGGAGGGCTGGTTCATCGAACCCACCGTCGTCGAGGTCGACGACCCGCGCTACCGCCTGATGCAGGACGAACTCTTCGGACCGGTCCTGGCCGTCTACGTCTACAACGACAGCCGCCTGGACGAGGCCGTCGAACTCTGCTCGACGACCAGCCCTTACGCCCTGACAGGAGCCGTTTTCGCCCGCGACCGCAAGGCCGTGCTGGCGATCGCCAACGTGCTGCGCCACAGCGCGGGCAACTTCTACATCAATGACAAGCCCACCGGTGCCGTCGTCGGCCAGCAGCCTTTCGGAGGAGGCCGCGCATCGGGAACCAACGACAAGGCCGGTTCGGTGCTCAACCTGATCCGCTGGGCGTCACCTCGGACGATCAAGGAAACCTTCGTCCCGCCGCGTCACTTCGGCTATCCCTTCCTCGCCCCCGACGCCTGA